One window of Futiania mangrovi genomic DNA carries:
- a CDS encoding SDR family oxidoreductase, with translation MSEGRKAVVVGALGVIGRYIVERLEAEGGWDIVGLSRRPAPDRPGVRHVSVDLLNEDDVAAKMSACEGATHIFYAAFQGVEGHASGYATNVAPNLGMLVNAVSAIEPLSPALKRVVLVTGTKTYGVHLGPYKTPAREDDPRHMPPNYYFDQVDWLTDRQRGKAWDWVELRPQTLCGFAPGTPMSVVPVIGVYAAFCRELGLPFRFPGKAGAYTTIYQATDSAHFADACLWAATEPRCSNQAYNITNGDYFRWCHLWPKFADFFGLDHAPPQTISLTQMMADKGPLWDRIVAKHGLRPYRLDEIAAWPFADYVFGSDWDVMSNVTKSRQHGFHAVVDSEEMFLRLFGKFREEKIIP, from the coding sequence ATGAGCGAAGGCAGGAAGGCCGTTGTCGTCGGCGCGCTGGGGGTCATCGGGCGCTATATCGTGGAGCGGCTCGAAGCCGAGGGCGGGTGGGACATCGTCGGACTGTCGCGCCGTCCGGCACCCGACCGTCCGGGCGTGCGTCACGTGTCGGTGGACCTGCTGAACGAGGACGACGTCGCCGCAAAGATGAGCGCCTGCGAAGGCGCGACGCACATCTTCTACGCCGCTTTCCAGGGCGTTGAGGGGCATGCCTCGGGCTATGCGACCAATGTCGCGCCCAACCTCGGCATGCTGGTCAACGCCGTCAGCGCAATCGAGCCTCTGTCGCCAGCGCTGAAGCGCGTCGTGCTGGTGACGGGCACCAAGACCTATGGCGTGCACCTCGGCCCCTACAAGACGCCGGCGCGCGAGGACGATCCGCGCCACATGCCGCCCAACTATTATTTCGACCAGGTCGACTGGCTGACCGACCGGCAGAGGGGCAAGGCATGGGACTGGGTCGAGCTTCGGCCCCAGACGCTCTGCGGCTTCGCGCCCGGCACGCCGATGAGCGTGGTGCCCGTGATCGGGGTCTACGCCGCCTTCTGCCGCGAGCTGGGCCTGCCGTTCCGCTTCCCCGGAAAGGCCGGCGCCTACACCACGATCTACCAGGCGACGGACTCGGCCCATTTCGCCGACGCCTGCCTGTGGGCGGCGACCGAGCCGCGCTGTTCCAACCAGGCGTACAACATCACCAATGGCGACTATTTCCGCTGGTGCCACCTGTGGCCGAAGTTCGCCGACTTCTTCGGCCTCGACCATGCGCCGCCGCAGACCATCTCGCTGACCCAGATGATGGCGGACAAGGGGCCGCTCTGGGACCGCATCGTTGCGAAGCACGGGCTTCGGCCCTACCGCCTCGATGAGATCGCGGCCTGGCCTTTCGCGGACTATGTGTTCGGCAGCGACTGGGACGTCATGTCGAACGTCACGAAGTCGCGCCAGCATGGCTTTCATGCAGTCGTCGACAGCGAGGAGATGTTCCTGCGGCTGTTCGGCAAGTTCCGGGAAGAGAAGATCATCCCCTGA